Proteins encoded in a region of the Scatophagus argus isolate fScaArg1 chromosome 1, fScaArg1.pri, whole genome shotgun sequence genome:
- the dmxl2 gene encoding dmX-like protein 2 isoform X3, with translation MHLHQVLTGAVNPGDCCYSVGSVIDIPFTAYGSGCDVVILASDFECVQIIPGAQNGNIQVGCVECSHQLGRIAASYGNTVCIFEPLSTNPNKRHKLNYQWQKTGQFFLDAITYNLAWDPQGNRILAATERLQLWAPPPTDALIEEEDGQTIEDKPHPVLNDWNCVWQCKTAASVHIAKWSPDGEYFATVGKDDCLLKVWYPTTGWRSAVVVQDLSDKRPPPVHFSFVYLAHPRSVTGMSWRKTSKFMPKGSVCNVLLTSCEDGVCRLWSETLLPEDSLLGGQISENTQSFSSSLPGLAGNKDKIQHALESIHHLKHLRRGRRRSSALVAHSELLPSQLGTQDTHTHRHIAHHANALCHFHISASINPNTDIPLVLADSAVFNPDDGTGGGGFVVHWLNNKDLSFTSSMELFMLQLRKFSEQQLEQTTEDPLDPEGSPLKFDFDLDEMSDKASSEHGEEGEQGEQGSTKASSPGSSSSMPLPSMLLERKMETLTTEWNKSPDMLFTIHPADGSFLVWHVKYLDEFNQGIFRQVQVSFSSRIPVAFPTGDANSLSKNILMYACTLSDGGNGRAGEQGRMVQRVSHSASASAGLGSPALASPLNPHPGISPAVMMVSKHVDGSLNQWAVTFAERSAFSNVLTVSHKFRYCGHRFHLNDQACHTVLPLLLTSSHHNALLTPPSAPCSLEGEQPPTFPIPKGLSSRKQLRNAATRTFHDPNAIYSELILWRVDHIGPLSCTGGVSELARINSLHTSAFSNVAWLPTLVPSSVLGTYCNSASACFVASDGKNLRLYQAVVDARKLLDELSDPETSKLVGEVFNIVSQQSTARPGCIIELDVITNQCGANTQLLHVFQEDFILGYKPQKEAYTPTFPCGEDYQPAPFSEKFFLVVIEKDLNRNSVLQMWHLHLKSVQACVDEPSPDYSFQSQLMVPNQVVNADSSPETSPIRPLPRSASTANLQSASKLILSSKLVYSKRLDLPHGVEVTRATPSAGHLSSSSIYPVCLAPYLIVTTCSDSRVRFWHCAVECDDGFSEDDQDNRVYRWEPWALMNEEEDNNSAVCVSGRPVAVSCSYTGRLAVAFKKPRQGQLQGSREDFSMHVSIYECESTGGSEWVLEQTLHLDDFTRPTSTLDPRVSVDSNLFVYSRSDLYMSRDHSSPNIKHYVHLDWLSKEDGSHILTVGVGSNILMYGRISGMVNEQTSSKEGVAVITLPLGGSIKQGIRSRWILLRSVFLLSSVDGTPSLPVSLSWVRDGILVIGMDCEMHVYAQWHQDKKPGEGEDGSLSSADIAGGQSAGSSSVFEGRTRSKSVFEGSAVVDEALRAPAGLQEGGLFEAAHSLSPTLPQYHPTQLLELMDLGKVRRAKAILAHLVKCIAGEVAVVRDVEAGEGGARRHLSRTISVTGSTAKDTIVAGRDGGRDYTEINSIPPLPLYSLMLADLDTSYKGAEEAAKGAKMADVDGAQKSTEDQYSDLFQVPTVTTDDFVNFATDKPEKKSRVINLSQYGPTYFGPEHAQVLSSHLMHSSLPGLTRLEQMFLVALADTVATTSAEVASSTDQQYTGAEALDECGLRYLLAMRLHTCLLTSLPPLYRMQLLHQGLSTCHFAWAFHSEAEEELLNMIPAMQRGDPQWSELRAVGVGWWIRNINTLRKMVEKLGKAAFQRHSDPLDAALFYLAMKKKAVLWGLFRSQHDEKMTQFFKNNFSEDRWRKAALKNAFSLLGKQRFEQSAAFFLLAGSLKDAIEVLMEKMEDLQLAMIVARLYEADFENSSTCQGLLYEKVLGCNRDGSGYHCSRLHPDPFLRSIAYWIMKDYTRALDTLLERIPKEDDENPDVMVKSCNPVVFSFYNYLRTHPLIIRRHFANPEGTATTVGLTAEKSCTDEINLIERKLFFTTANAHFKVGCPVLALEVLSKIPKITKKSGSSPLSKASSKANLSSSQPLENGTQGGTDWSSPAAPANAWGGNDGFGGLDWSQPVVKVDEDELKLDWGDDKEDDEDDDDGLTMKKPEPEIKAEGGSDRGGTKLQRENSLSESEVDVIAEQLKFRACLKILMTELRTLATGFEVDGGKLRFQLYSWLEKEIAAMHKICNYKVEGKEEDSEVERWGERTASVDISDEALDHSEAGAYERHQMERRRLQAKQQHSERRKAWLRKNQALLRVFLSYCSLHGAKGGGVTSVRMELLFLLQESQQELTVKQLQSPLPLPTTLPLLSACIAPTKTVIANPVLHLSNHIHDILHTITHMEAPPHPDFMDDRVNALHTLAASLSACIYQALCDSHSYSSQTEANQFTGMVYQGLLLSERKRLRTESIEEHITPNSAPAQWPGVSSLISLLTSAREEDQPRLSALLCEAVVAVYLSLLIHGLGTHSSNELFRLAAHPLNNRMWAAVFGGGAKVIIKPKRPEAPPVPADFEAARPEESQDTGRPEQSSLTPNPTPIPTETQRPKRPPLPLSRGDGLGTLAPAAKTSSTAGPSKECSEDKAEQPVQTKSQSETKEVAPPQPPAEDVDRYRRRFNMRMLVPGRPVKETPATPPPVPTERPAYREKFIPPELSMWDYFVAKPFLPFSDSNALCDSDESGAEDDEDDDDAFLSDTQMTEHSDPNSYSWALIRLVMVKLAHHNVKNFLPLTGLDFTDLPVTSPLSNAVLKTLENWEQLLLERMNKFDGPPPNYINTYPTDLSAGGGPAILRHKAMLEPDNTPFKTKNHQSFPARRLWHFLVKQEILQETLIRYIFTKKRKQSESVENHMDHVSPNCIAGASSPQKVEADLGYPGGKAKIIHKESDIIMAFAINKANSNEIVLASTHDVQEVDVSSLVAVQPYTWIGEDFDKESRSSDDIDHRSSHTNIAQASSVPFAPPQMPVSASMPWLGSGQTSMGASVIMKRNLNNVKRMTSHPIYQYYMTGAQDGSVRMFEWNRPQQLICFRQAGNARVTRLYFNSQGNKCGVADGEGFLSLWQVNQTSSNPKPYLSWQCHTKTCGDFAFITSSSLIATAGQSNDNRNVCLWDTLISPSNTMVHAFPCHENGATVLQYAPKQQLLITGGRKGFVCVFDIRQRQLLHTFQAHDSAIKALALDAFEDFFVTGSAEGNVKVWKLAGHGLMHSFSTEHAKQSIFRNIGAGVMQVETRPSNRIFTCGADGTLKMRVLPDRYSIPSSLVNVL, from the exons GCCTATGGCTCCGGTTGTGATGTAGTGATCTTGGCTAGTGACTTTGAGTGTGTGCAGATTATCCCGGGAGCTCAGAACGGAAACATACAGGTGGGCTGTGTGGAGTGCTCCCACCAGCTTGGCAGG ATCGCTGCGTCCTACGGAAACACAGTCTGCATCTTTGAACCTCTTTCTACCAACCCAAACAAACGCCACAAG CTTAACTACCAGTGGCAAAAGACTGGGCAGTTCTTCCTTGATGCCATCACCTACAACCTGGCATGGGACCCACAAG GGAACCGTATCCTAGCAGCAACTGAGCGCCTCCAGCTGTGGGCTCCACCACCGACAGATGCCCTGATAGAGGAGGAAGATGGGCAGACGATTGAGGACAAGCCCCACCCTGTCCTCAATGACTGGAACTGTGTTTGGCAGTGCAA gaCTGCTGCATCTGTTCACATTGCCAAGTGGTCTCCTGATGGGGAGTACTTTGCAACAGTTGGAAAG gATGACTGTTTACTTAAGGTGTGGTATCCTACCACGGGCTGGCGCTCTGCTGTGGTGGTCCAGGACCTCTCAGATAAAAGGCCTCCTCCTGTTCACTTCTCGTTTGTTTACTTGGCACATCCTCGCTCAGTCACTGGTATGTCCTGGAGGAAGACCAGCAAGTTCATGCCCAA GGGCTCGGTGTGCAATGTGTTGCTGACATCCTGCGAGGATGGTGTGTGTAGGTTGTGGTCAGAGACCTTGCTGCCGGAAGACAGCCTGCTTGGAGGACAGATCTCTGAGAACACACAATCCTTCAGCTCCAGCCTGCCAGGCCTGGCAGGCAATAAGGACAAGATACAACATGCTTTGGAG TCGATCCACCACCTGAAGCATCTGCGTCGGGGCCGGCGACGGTCTTCTGCTCTGGTGGCACATAGCGAGCTGCTGCCCTCTCAGCTTggcacacaggacacacacactcaccgcCACATCGCTCATCATGCTAATGCCCTGTGTCACTTCCATATCTCAGCCAGTATTAACCCCAACACAG ATATTCCATTAGTGCTGGCTGATTCTGCAGTGTTCAACCCAGATGATGGCACTGGAGGTGGAGGCTTTGTGGTTCACTGGCTCAACAATAAGGACCTCAGCTTCACTTCCTCCATGGAACTTTTTATGCTGCAACTCCGTAAGTTCTCTGAACAGCAACTGGAGCAGACAACTGAGGACCCCCTGGACCCTGAGGGATCCCCTTTGAAGTTTGACTTTG ACCTGGACGAAATGTCTGACAAAGCCTCCTCAGAACACGGTGAAGAGGGTGAGCAGGGGGAACAGGGCAGCACCAAGGCATCCTCCCCGGGATCCAGCTCCAGCATGCCTTTGCCCTCTATGCTGctggagaggaagatggagactCTGACCACAGAGTGGAATAAGAGCCCAGACATGCTGTTCACTATCCATCCTGCTGATGGATCTTTCCTGGTTTGGCATGTGAAGTACTTGGATGAATTCAACCAGGGCATCTTCAGACAGGTGCAG GTGTCCTTCTCCTCCCGCATTCCGGTGGCGTTTCCTACAGGTGATGCCAACTCACTGAGTAAAAACATCCTGATGTATGCCTGCACTTTGAGTGATGGTGGGAATGGAAGGGCAGGGGAGCAGGGAAGGATGGTCCAACGTGTCTCCCACTCTGCTTCGGCATCGGCGGGCTTGGGTTCACCCGCTCTGGCCTCCCCTCTCAACCCTCACCCTGGTATCAGTCCTGCAGTCATGATGGTCTCCAAGCATGTTGATGGATCTCTCAACCAG TGGGCAGTGACATTTGCTGAGCGTTCCGCCTTCTCCAATGTGTTGACCGTGTCTCACAAGTTCCGGTACTGCGGCCACCGCTTTCATCTGAACGACCAAGCCTGCCACACagtgctgccactgctgctgacaTCCTCTCACCATAACGCTCTGCTCACCCCTCCCTCGGCTCCTTGCAGCCTAGAAGGAGAGCAGCCTCCTACCTTCCCCATACCAAAGGGACTTTCCAG CAGGAAGCAGCTTCGTAATGCCGCTACAAGGACCTTCCATGACCCCAACGCCATCTATAGTGAGCTGATCTTGTGGAGGGTGGACCATATTGGACCCCTGTCTTGCACTGGCGGGGTCTCTGAATTAGCACGTATCAACTCTCTTCACACCTCTGCCTTCAGCAATGTTGCTTGGCTGCCTACACTAGTACCCAGCTCTGTACTCG GAACTTACTGTAACAGTGCCAGCGCCTGCTTTGTGGCGTCAGATGGTAAAAACCTGCGTCTCTATCAGGCTGTGGTGGATGCCAGAAAGCTATTGGATGAGCTGTCAGATCCTGAAACGTCT AAACTGGTGGGCGAAGTGTTCAACATTGTCAGCCAGCAGTCCACTGCCAGACCTGGATGTATCATAGAGCTGGATGTCATTACAAACCAG TGTGGCGCCAACACCCAGCTGCTGCATGTCTTCCAAGAGGACTTCATTCTGGGTTACAAGCCCCAGAAGGAAGCATACACACCGACCTTTCCGTGTGGTGAAG ATTATCAACCTGCACCATTCTCTGAGAAGTTCTTCCTGGTGGTGATAGAAAAGGATCTCAACAGGAACTCTGTCCTGCAGATGTGGCACCTGCACCTCAAGTCTGTGCAGGCCTGTGTTG ATGAGCCAAGCCCAGATTATAGCTTCCAAAGCCAGCTAATGGTGCCCAATCAAGTCGTGAATGCCGACTCATCTCCGGAGACCTCTCCTATCAGACCCCTGCCACGGTCAGCCTCAACAGCCAACTTGCAATCAGCGAGCAAACTCATCCTCAGCTCCAAGCTGGTGTACAGCAAGCGGCTCGACCTGCCCCATGGAGTGGAGGTTACAAGGGCCACCCCCTCTGCAG GACATCTGAGTTCCTCCTCTATCTACCCTGTGTGCCTGGCTCCATACCTGATTGTTACTACCTGTTCTGACTCTCGCGTGCGGTTCTGGCACTGTGCCGTGGAGTGTGATGACGGGTTCAGCGAAGATGACCAGGACAACCGGGTGTACCGCTGGGAGCCCTGGGCCCTGATgaatgaggaggaagacaacaacagcgctgtgtgtgtgtcaggacgGCCTGTAGCTGTGTCCTGCTCCTACACCGGCAGGCTGGCAGTGGCCTTTAAAAAGCCACGACAAGGACAG TTGCAGGGTTCTAGAGAGGACTTCTCCATGCATGTGTCCATCTATGAATGTGAGTCAACTGGCGGCTCAGAGTGGGTTCTAGAGCAAACTCTCCACCTGGACGACTTCACCAGACCCACGTCAACCCTGGATCCCAGAGTCAGTGTGGACTCAAACCTCTTTGTCTACAGCAG GTCTGACCTGTACATGAGCAGAGATCATAGCTCTCCCAACATAAAGCACTACGTCCACCTGGACTGGCTGTCAAAGGAGGATGGATCTCACATCCTGACTGTGGGAGTTGGATCCAACATTCTCATGTACGGCCGCATCTCTGGCATGGTCAATGAGCAGACTAGCAGCAAAGAAGGGGTGGCTGTCATCACCCTTCCTCTGGGGGGCAGTATCAAACAGGGGATCCGCTCACGCTGGATCCTGCTTCGGTCCGTGTTTCTCCTGTCCTCGGTGGACGGCACACCGTCTCTGCCAGTCTCcctgtcctgggtgagggacGGCATCCTGGTGATAGGCATGGACTGTGAAATGCATGTGTATGCCCAGTGGCATCAGGACAAGAAGCCTGGTGAGGGAGAGGATGGCAGCTTATCCTCAGCAGACATTGCCGGAGGTCAATCCGCAGGTTCCTCCTCAGTCTTTGAAGGGAGAACCAGGTCTAAGAGTGTGTTTGAAGGGAGTGCAGTCGTGGACGAGGCTCTTCGTGCCCCAGCAGGACTTCAGGAAGGGGGACTGTTTGAGGCAGCTCACTCGCTGTCCCCGACTCTACCCCAGTATCATCCCACCCAGCTGCTGGAACTCATGGACCTGGGCAAGGTCCGCCGGGCTAAG GCCATCCTTGCTCACCTAGTCAAGTGTATTGCTGGGGAAGTTGCTGTGGTGAGGGATGTGGAGGCAGGTGAAGGCGGAGCCAGAAGACACCTGTCCCGGACCATCAGTGTGACTGGCAGCACAGCAAAAGACACCATTGTGGCTGGCCGCGACGGTGGCAGGGACTACACTGAGATCAACTCCATCCCTCCCTTGCCGCTCTATTCCCTCATGTTGGCTGACCTAGACACCTCGTACAAGGGAGCTGAAGAGGCTGCTAAGGGAGCAAAGATGGCCGACGTTGACGGAGCCCAGAAATCCACCGAAGACCAGTATTCTGACCTCTTCCAG GTGCCAACAGTTACCACAGATGACTTTGTGAACTTTGCCACCGACAAACCAGAGAAGAAGTCTCGAGTTATCAACCTCTCTCAATATGGACCTACCTACTTTGGACCAGAGCATGCTCAG GTCTTATCCAGTCACCTCATGCACTCCAGCCTACCAGGACTGACCAGACTTGAGCAGATGTTTTTGGTGGCCTTGGCTGATACTGTTGCAACCACCAGTGCTGAAGTTGCCAGCTCCACTGATCAGCAGTACACAG GCGCTGAGGCTCTCGATGAATGTGGACTGAGGTACCTGCTGGCCATGCGTCTTCATACTTGCCTGCTCACCTCCCTACCCCCCCTCTACCGCATGCAGCTGCTCCACCAGg GCCTGTCAACATGCCACTTTGCATGGGCCTTCCACTCAGAGGCCGAAGAGGAGCTGCTGAACATGATCCCAGCCATGCAGAGAGGTGACCCGCAGTGGTCTGAGCTCAGAGCTGTTGGAGTGGGTTGGTGGATACGCAACATCAACACTCTGCGGAAAATGGTGGAGAAG TTAGGTAAAGCTGCGTTCCAGAGACACAGCGATCCTTTAGATGCTGCTCTGTTTTACTTGGCCATGAAGAAGAAAGCTGTCCTGTGGGGGCTCTTCAG GTCTCAGCATGATGAGAAGATGACTCAGTTCTTCAAGAACAACTTCAGTGAAGACCGTTGGCGGAAGGCAGCTCTGAAAAATGCTTTCTCCCTTCTGGGAAAGCAGCGCTTTGAACAGTCCGCTGCCTTCTTCCTGCTGGCTGGCTCACTCAAAGACGCCATAGAG GTGTTaatggagaagatggaggatCTCCAGTTAGCCATGATAGTAGCAAGGCTGTATGAGGCTGACTTTGAGAATTCATCCACCTGCCAAGGCCTCCTTTATGAGAAGGTCCTGGGTTGTAACAGAGACGGAAGTGGTTACCACTGTTCTAGACTGCACCCTGACCCTTTCCTCCGCAGCATAGCCTACTGGATCATGAAGGATTACACCCGCGCCCTGGACACACTGTTGGAGCGAATCCCCAAAGAGGATGATGAGAACCCTG ATGTGATGGTGAAATCATGCAACCCGGTGGTGTTCAGTTTCTATAACTACCTGAGAACACACCCTCTGATTATCCGTCGCCACTTCGCAAATCCAGAGGGCACAGCAACAACTGTGGGCCTCACTGCTGAGAAGAGCTGCACTGATGAGATCAACCTCATAGAACGCAAACTGTTCTTCACCACTGCCAATGCACACTTCAAG GTGGGCTGTCCAGTTCTGGCTTTGGAAGTACTCTCCAAGATTCCCAAAATTACCAAGAAATCTGGCTCTTCACCTCTCAGCAAAGCTTCATCCAAGGCCAACTTGAGCTCAAGCCAGCCCCTGGAAAACGGCACCCAGGGAGGAACAGACTGGAGCTCTCCTGCAGCCCCCGCTAATGCCTGGGGAGGAAATGATGGCTTCGGTGGCTTGGATTGGAGCCAGCCTGTGGTCAAGGTGGATGAAGATGAGCTGAAGCTTGACTGGGGAGATGACaaggaagatgatgaagatgatgatgacggtCTGACCATGAAGAAACCAGAGCCTGAGATCAAAGCAGAGGGAGGCTCAGACAGAGGTGGCACCAAACTGCAACGAGAAAACTCACTG AGCGAGTCAGAGGTGGACGTCATAGCAGAGCAGCTGAAGTTCCGTGCCTGTCTGAAAATCCTGATGACAGAGCTGCGTACGCTGGCTACCGGCTTTGAGGTGGATGGAGGGAAGCTCCGCTTTCAGCTCTACAGTTGGCTGGAGAAAGAGATTGCAGCCATGCATAAGATCTGCAACTACAAG GTGGAGGGTAAGGAAGAAGATTCAGAGGTGGAGCGCTGGGGAGAGCGGACAGCATCAGTGGACATATCAGATGAGGCCCTGGACCATTCAGAGGCCGGAGCCTACGAGCGTCACCAGATGGAACGACGTCGTCTTCAGGCCAAACAGCAGCACTCCGAGAGGCGCAAGGCGTGGCTGAGGAAGAACCAGGCCCTGCTGAGGGTGTTTCTGTCCTACTGCAGCCTTCATGGAGCCAAGGGAGGAGGAGTCACCTCTGTTCGCATGGAGCTTCTGTTCCTTCTGCAGGAGAGCCAACAG GAACTCACAGTTAAGCAGCTGcagtctcctctgcctctgccaaCTACGCTGCCTCTGCTATCTGCTTGCATTGCCCCCACCAAGACGGTCATAGCTAATCCTGTTCTCCACCTCAGCAACCACATTCATGACATTCtccacaccatcacacacatgGAGGCCCCGCCGCACCCTGACTTCATGGATGATCGG GTAAATGCTCTGCACACACTAGCAGCATCTCTGTCGGCTTGCATCTATCAAGCACTGTGTGACAGCCACAGCTACAG CAGCCAAACAGAGGCCAACCAGTTTACAGGGATGGTTTACCAGGGCCTGTTGCTCAGTGAGAGGAAACGACTCCGCACAGAAAGCATCGAAGAGCACATAACACCCAACTCTGCTCCCGCTCAGTGGCCAG gtgtgtCGTCCCTGATTTCTCTGTTGACGTCTGCCAGAGAGGAGGACCAGCCGAGACTCAGCGCGCTGCTGTGTGAAGCGGTTGTGGCTGTTTATCTCTCGCTGCTTATCCATGGCCTGGGCACTCACAGCAGCAACGAACTCTTTCGTCTGGCAGCACATCCCCTCAACAACCGCATGTGGGCCGCCGTCTTTGGAGGAGGGGCCAAAGTTATTATTAAGCCAAAGAGGCCCGAGGCCCCACCAG TGCCAGCTGATTTTGAGGCGGCCAGGCCAGAGGAGTCTCAGGACACAGGAAGACCTGAGCAGAGCAGCCTCACCCCAAACCCCACTCCCATCCCCACTGAAACCCAGCGCCCCAAACGACCCCCTCTTCCACTTTCTAGGGGAGATGGGTTGGGCACTTTGGCACCAGCAGCTAAGACCAGCT CAACAGCTGGGCCTAGCAAGGAGTGTTCAGAGGACAAGGCTGAACAGCCCGTTCAGACTAAATCTCAATCTGAGACAAAAGAAG TGGCTCCCCCTCAGCCCCCAGCGGAGGATGTGGATCGATACAGACGCAGGTTCAACATGAGGATGCTCGTTCCTGGACGCCCTGTAAAGGAGACACCAGCCACACCACCTCCTGTTCCCACAGAGAGACCAGCATATAGAGAAAAATTCATTCCCCCAGAGCTGAGCATGTGGGACTACTTTGTGGCAAAA CCCTTCCTGCCGTTCTCAGACAGCAATGCCCTGTGTGATTCAGACGAAAGTGGCgcagaggatgatgaggatgatgatgatgccttCCTTTCCGACACACAGATGACGGAGCACTCGGACCCCAACTCCTACAG CTGGGCTCTGATCCGCCTCGTCATGGTGAAACTGGCTCATCACAATGTCAAGAacttcctccctctcactgGTCTTGACTTCACAG ACCTGCCAGTCACCTCCCCTCTAAGCAACGCTGTGCTAAAGACTTTAGAGAACTGGGAACAGCTTCTGCTGGAGCGAATGAACAAGTTTGACGGCCCACCTCCCAACTACATCAACACTTACCCAACCGACCTCAGTGCGGGAGGTGGCCCCGCCATACTGCGACACAAGGCCATGCTGGAGCCAGACAACACACCCTTCAA GACAAAGAACCACCAGTCCTTTCCAGCACGACGTCTTTGGCATTTCCTCGTCAAACAGGAAATTCTTCAGGAGACTTTGATCCGTTACATCTTTACtaagaagaggaagcagagtgAG tCTGTAGAGAACCATATGGACCATGTAAGCCCAAACTGCATAGCAGGAGCTAGCAGTCCCCAGAAG GTGGAGGCAGATCTGGGCTACCCAGGAGGAAAAGCTAAAATCATTCATAAGGAATCTGATATCATCATGGCATTTGCCATAAATAAG GCTAACTCCAACGAGATAGTGTTGGCCTCCACTCATGATGTCCAGGAGGTGGACGTTTCTAGTCTGGTGGCTGTACAGCCCTACACCTGGATAGGGGAGGACTTTGATAAAGAGTCTCGGAG ctctGACGACATAGACCATCGCTCTTCTCATACCAACATTGCCCAGGCTAGTTCTGTCCCCTTTGCGCCTCCACAGATGCCGGTCTCTGCATCCATGCCTTGGCTCGGCAGTGGACAAACCAGCATGGGAGCCAGTGTG ATTATGAAGAGAAATCTAAATAATGTGAAGAGAATGACATCCCATCCCATCTATCAGTATT acaTGACAGGGGCTCAGGACGGTAGTGTGAGAATGTTTGAATGGAACAGACCTCAGCAGCTCATTTGCTTCAGACAAGCAGGCAACGCAAGAGTCACCCGGCTCTATTTTAACTCCCAAGGCAAtaag TGTGGAGTTGCTGATGGAGAGGGCTTCCTCAGTCTCTGGCAGGTCAACCAGACATCGTCCAACCCCAAGCCCTACCTG AGTTGGCAGTGCCACACTAAGACCTGCGGTGATTTCGCCTTCATCACGTCCTCTAGCCTCATCGCCACAGCCGGACAGTCCAATGACAACAG AAATGTTTGCCTCTGGGACACTCTGATTTCACCTAGCAATACCATGGTCCACG CGTTCCCCTGCCATGAGAACGGGGCCACTGTGCTGCAGTATGCTCctaaacagcagctgctgattACTGGAGGCAGAAAGggctttgtgtgcgtgtttgacATCCGCCAGAGGCAGCTGCTCCACACTTTCCAGGCCCATGACTCAGCCATCAAGGCCCTTGCACTGGATGCCTTTGAGGACTTCTTTGTCACTGGCTCTGCAGAGGGCAACGTGAAG gtGTGGAAGTTAGCCGGCCACGGCCTCATGCACTCTTTTAGCACCGAGCACGCCAAGCAGTCCATCTTCCGCAACATCGGTGCCGGTGTGATGCAGGTGGAGACGCGACCCAGTAATCGCATCTTCACCTGTGGAGCAGATGGTACTCTGAAGATGAGGGTCCTCCCCGACCGCTACAGTATCCCCAGCAGCTTGGTCAACGTCCTGTAA